The sequence CTCGACGTCGGCCGGCTACCGGCCCGCAGCTCGTCAACCACGCCGACCGCCGTCTGCGGGTCCACGTTGTCGAAGAAGTCGTAGTTGACCGTCATCACCGGTCCGTAGTCGCACGCCGCCAGGCACTCGGCGTGCTCCAGCGTGACCGTGCCGTCGGCCGTGGTCTCCTCGTGCCCGACGCCGAGGTGCTCGACCAGGGCGTCGTACACCTCCTGGCCGCCCAGCACGTTGCACATCGTGTTGGTGCAGACGCTGACCAGCCAGTCGCCGGTCGGCCGACGCTTGTACATTGTGTAGAACGAGGCGACCGCACCAACCTGGGCCTTGTTCAACCCCAGCACCTCGGCGCAGAACGCGATGCCGGCCGGGGAGACATACCCCTCCTCCGACTGCACCAGATGCAGCAGCGGCAGCAACGCCGAGCGGGACCGATCGGCCGGATACCGGGCGATGATCTCCCGGGCCCGCGCCCGGGTCTCCTCGGAAAACACGGTCATCGGTGCCCCCTTT comes from Salinispora tropica CNB-440 and encodes:
- the nuoE gene encoding NADH-quinone oxidoreductase subunit NuoE; its protein translation is MTVFSEETRARAREIIARYPADRSRSALLPLLHLVQSEEGYVSPAGIAFCAEVLGLNKAQVGAVASFYTMYKRRPTGDWLVSVCTNTMCNVLGGQEVYDALVEHLGVGHEETTADGTVTLEHAECLAACDYGPVMTVNYDFFDNVDPQTAVGVVDELRAGSRPTSSRGARLCRLKEMSVQLAGFADEREGAVADGVPGEPTVAGLRLAQEHGIAVTGYDPNTPILSKAEAEQAAAKAKAEAAKPAAAPAGSAAEASRPAGFAKPASDAKPAGDEAPVKERSLKDAAAGMGDAAGSPAGNERGADQ